Within the Rosa rugosa chromosome 2, drRosRugo1.1, whole genome shotgun sequence genome, the region ACGCGTCTGCAAACTACACTCCAAAATATGGAAGCAACTGATGCTTCCAAACTAAAGAGCATTGTCACTCATAAACTTTTACCCCTCCCAAAcaaccaaaaatctcaaaacaaTCGCTCTTCATCAGATACCATCAAAGGGAACATAATCTACATCTAGACCAATGCTAATGAAGAAAATGCATGAGCATGTATACTATCTACATACCACAATGACAAATGCCCCCATGTCAACACTGGGTGTATAGGTTGCCAGATTTTTGCCGCGGATGTAAATGGCGATTGTGGATGCTAGTCTTCCAAGAATCTTGTCTGTGGCATCAACAATAAACCATGGTTTCTCAGTATTCACATGATCTGCAGCTTTTGGGTACCATGTCTTATTCCAAATATCCTtaacaaagaaagagaaaaccaattCAACACTTCACTTAAACCCAATTAAGCAAGATAACCGAATCAAAACCAAAGCGCATATCTACTTCACTTCTAGAGACCCTATCAACAGTGTTGGATAAAAACACCCTATGCATATTCAATAACACTTTAAAAATCATGCTTCCCTGCATATAAACTGAACCAATTGTTCTATAAGACTAACCCATCTGCTCAAATTTCTCACATTGGACAGTTACAAACTTACTCATTACAATTAAGTTCAGCAAAAATCACAGGTCTTGCTCACACCCATTACTCAAATTGAGTTCTTTCTTCACTTTTGCTATCTGGGTCCTCATTTCTACCTCAAAATTCTTATGAACATTGAAAAAGGCACTATCTTTTTGCTACTATAGAAATGTACATTGAGAAAACAGAGTGTTTAGTTTGTGGGTACATACAATGCCTTCGACTTCGTCCTCCTCCCACATCCAGCGTTCATCCAAGGGCACGCGGGTGATTTCCTTTGTGCTGTGAACCTCAAAGCTCCGTCTCGAACTGCCTTCACTGCTAAAAGTAAGAGAGCTTGTGGTGGGAATCCAAAGCTTTTGGGATTGGGCCGCAGAGAGCCCAATGAAGGGGGTTTTGTTAGCGGTCTTTGAAGAAGGAGAGGAAGATGGAAAAGGGGGTTTGGTTGAAGAGGAACAAGTAGAGGAGGATGAGAAGATGAAGGAAGAGGAGGAAGCTGAGAGTGAAAATACAGCCATTTTTGTATCTCAGTCTCACTCTGGAAGCCAGGGCCTGGCCTTTGTTGATAAAGAGGATAAGATGGCCTAAAACTTGGGTATGAACAGTTGAACACTGCCCGGAACGCAGCGTTTGGCTCTTTTTTCCTTTGTCCTTTCCATTTTTGACATACAAATGACCAAAACGTTATAGAAAAGAAGAATCGTACAATATATGTTTGGATTGTAAAATTATAATTTGAGCTAGACCAGTTCGATATAGAGGTAAACTAATTTAAAATCAAGTTAAGTTGGTCTATTAATGTACCTCAATCTACTTCGGTGTCAaatttagtattttttttttttttttgaatcaaccAGACAACTTTCATttaactcaagccagaatggcacggatacatacattCAATTGCCATCTATGGGCAAGTCTAGGACGTGGCATgttagcaccacccattagacaatcaGTGCGCACAAATgaaagcaagcctataactatgaaaaaACTAGAACATAGTACATAGGCATAGTTTGACAAGAAACTAAAATCTCTCCTCGCCATCCCAGTTAGGACTAAGAGGTTTAGTTGGGTCCagcctcctggatcccaaattcgaAACCCCCTAGAATCAGATCCCAAAACATTGAGCTTCAAATCGGGAGTAAGTTTTGGCACCCAATTTTGTTTGGGCACCCAAAAGAAATTGGACACCAAAAACAATTGGGCCACCAAAGCGATTTGGGCCATACaactgatctgggcacccaaccaGATTTGGGCACCCCTCCATCGGCCGCACCACCAGTCCCTGGCTTCAACTTCTCCGGCTTCGAGTACAATCGAGACACAGAAGGTCTCGTCACTGCGCGATCCAGACGATGTATCAATTCACCCGCTGCCGTAGCCATTGAAAGGGAGTTCGTCGCCGTCCCCTCTGCCCCGCCAACCTGCATAACTCCGATCGGCCCAACGACCGCACCGGTCACGCTTACAGGTTGGAGTGCAACAACACCCTTCACTCTGGTATGGGGATCGGAAACTTGTCTCCACCAGTCACCTATGGTTTTCAGACCACCTTGATCAGCACCCCGAATCCCCGCAGCCGTCATAATTGGGTCGGATAAGAGACTAGCCATCGCTGCTTCAGTATATGCTCCTCCAACCCAGATCAGGTCCGATTTGAGCCGCACCCTACCCGGGCGAATCGAAAAATCCCATTCTCGCACCCATCCAGTCTTGGGTCTCACCGGATTAGACTCCCAAGCAATCTTCACATCATCTATTGTACTCCGACACGAAGCAAACATTGTAATGAAACTCTGCAGGCTCGATTTGGTGGTCGCCGCATAAGATCGGCGTTGGAGGGCCATCAATAAATGGCTTAGTAGGGAGGTCGACACCGGCCGCCATTGATGAAGCGCAGAGCTCCAGAGCTTAGGGTTTGGGGAGAGTCGAGACATGTTAAGAGATCACGTGTCAAATCTAGTATACTTGATGTATCGATACATTTAATGTATCCTAAAACTTTCTTTGTGAAAGTGTAAAGATATAAATATTGTTAATCACAAAATAGATGAATGAGGGGATGAATCTAagaattatttatttatagatAACTATTATATAGAATTGAATTTCGGAATTAATTGGTTGATATGAAAATTTGAAACTAAGGCTTGCTCTTGTTTGTCTGGGACATCAACACCGTGAAAAAAGACCAACCGCGGCTcttgagaaagttgttgtgATCGAGAAGCAAGCTAGTACCAAAAAGCtggtaagagcaactccaacagattcctcatattttgatttttctctactttagggaaaaataagtctcttttgctccaacagattccctataactatccctattttagggaaagtgaggaaagagaaaaccaaattccctatatttacagcaaactccaaaattttaaggaagaatatgaagattttagagattgttgtaaaataaggaatctgttggagttggagaataaaaagaggctaaagctttgacttttgcttccctatgaTACAGAAATTATAAGGAAGCTGTTGGAATTGCTCTAAACCTTCCTTCACCTTCAAAAAGGTTGTCAACTTCAGAAATTCCAAGCTAAGCCACCACTAGGATGAATAAAACGTGAGCAACAAACATCTGATGCCTACTTAGCCTAAAACGTGGTACAGAGTTCCAACAAGTAATCTCCATTCTAAAACTCAGTAGTGATTCAAagcattaaaacaaaaaaagagaaaatcttGCCTTTGGCTCTTTTTCCTTTATCCTTGCCTTTTTTGACATATAAATGACTAAAATGgtatggaaaagaagaattgtACAATATATGTTTGGATTGTAAAACTATAATTCGAGGTATACCGGTTCGATATAGAGGTAAACTAATTCGAAATCAAGTCAAGTTAGTCTAGTAATGTACCTCAGTCGACTTTTGTGTTGAATCTAGTATACTTGATGTATCGATACATTTAATGTATCCTAAAACTTTCTTTGTAAAAGTGTAAAGATAGTTATATTGTTAATCACAAAATAGATGAATGAGGGGTGAATCTAagaattatttatttatcgatagCTATTTATATAGAATTGAATTTCGAAATTAATTGGTTGATATGAAAATTTGAAACTAAGGCTTGCTCTTGTTTGTCTGGGACATCAACACCGTGAAAGACCAACCGTGGCTcttgagaaagttgttgtgATCGAGAAGCCAAGCTAGTACCAAAAAGCTGGTAAGCCTTCCTTCACTTCCCATAAAAGGTTGTCAACTTCAGAAATCCCAAGCTAAGCCACCACTAGGATGAACAAAACGTGAGCAACACATCATCTTTGGCCTCACTACGCTAACTTCATTCTTAGGGAAAAGAATACTCATGTATTCATACAGCTTCACTATGCCAATCCCATGACAAAACAAACATCAAAAGTTAAGTCCCCGCAACAATAAACTGATGCCTACTTAGCCTAAAACGTGGTACATAGTTCCAACAAGTAATCTCCATTCTAAAACTCACTACTTACTTATTCAAagcattaaaacaaaaaaagagaaaatcttACCCTAGTTGATATTACATGACACAATAACTAAACTAGAACATTTGCCAAGGACTGGAAACATAGAGTGGTACTTCTACACTATGGCTCTGTTTCATGTTATTGCCATCCACCTCTAAAATCCAACCTCAACCAACAATTTTGGGTCAAGAGTCCAGAGTCCACCCCAAATAAACATTGCATTTCCTTTTTTGCTTCACACACACTCAAACCTCAAAACCAAATGGCATTGTCAACACTCTTGCACATCAAACCACCTCCTCCGTTTCCTTCACTAAAATCCCACCGCTCCTTCTTCCCAATTCTCCCCCCAAAAAtctcaatcccaatcccaatcccaatccaaaaccctaaacccatcAAACACTTCACTATGCAGAGGCCTCATGCATCCACCACCGTGCATAGTGCTGTCTCCGGCGCCTTCACCCTGATCCAATCCTCCCCCGCCACGTGGCAGTCGGCAATCCTCAGCAACCTCCTGATCTTCGTTCTGGGCTCTCCGATTTTGGTTTCCGGGCTCTCTCTTTCCGGCATTGCTGCTGCGTTTTTGCTCGGAACTCTCACTTGGCGCGCTTTTGGGCCATCTGGGTTTCTCTTGGTGGCAACCTACTTCATCATTGTGAGTGGATTTAATATtgggttttcattttttttttctgggtagtAATTGGTTATTCTCTTAGTTAAAAAGGTACAAAAGACTAAATTTTTCTCAGGTAATTcttttcctagtttgataaTGGTATTAAAGTTTGCTTCTTTGTTTAAGGAAATTTGAATTGTGCTTGAAGTTCTGTAGTGTGTGCAGAAATTAAAGAGCTGAACTTTCACAGTGATAGTTGATAATTTGATTCAGTTTAAGATTTGATTTCATGAAATTGTAACTGTGTAACTTTAACAATTCCATGCTTTTTGGCTCATTTAGTTATTAAGTTGCAGCTAAATATAAGTCGGATAATATTTAATCAATATGTAAAGTTGTTTCCTGGTTGCCTGTAGTGTCTTGTAGTGCTGAACTGGTATATAACTATTTTGTCAGGGCACGGCGGTGACAAAGGTGAGAATGGCACAAAAGGAGGCTGAGGGGGTAGCTGAGAAGAGGAAAGGAAGGAGAGGCCCAGGCAGTGTTATTGGATCCAGTGCTGCTGGTTGCATTTGTGCTTTTCTCACGATATTTCTAGTAGGAGGAAAGGCATATTCCCGGCTCTGGCAACTAGGGTTTGTTGCCAGTTTCTGTACTAAGTTGAGTGATACTGTCTCAAGTGAGGTGGGAAAGGCATATGGGAAAACAACGTAAGTTTCTGCATTTGGTTTGAACTGGGCTGTTCAAGTTAATGTTGTTAGAACCCGTATTATTTCCTTCTTAGTCACCAAGTTGAAAGTTGGGGGAATGTTTTGAACTACTATTCTTCTCGTCTAACTTCAATATTAGCTTTTCAATGCTCAATAAAACAGTATTTAGTTAATAGGTTTCCCTCTAGACATTAGATGGATTATCCTGCCTTAGAAGTTTGTAGATAAATGGCTTATGATAGGCTATTTGTTTAGGGTAGTAGGAATACTTAGGCACATGGTTTACCCCTCTATGGTATGAGATCTGAAACCCCTGATTGTCTATCTAGCTCTGTGCTAGAGTGTTTTGTCTCCTAAAGATTGTAAGGTTCGGCAGGAGACCCCAGTTTCAAGTCAGGGTCAGCAAAATGGATTTGGGGATGTCTGGGTATCGAAAATGGATACTCTATTTGTTGAAAGTGTCAAATTGTAGTTCCATCTGTCTCCTTAGCTTTTCTCTTTGGATTTTTTCCATTGTTGAGCTTTACAGGCTTTGATGATCTTCTATTTAGCCTTTAGTATTTTATTCTGTCAGTGATATAAATCATATAATTGATATGTAATGTTGCCTCTGATTCTGAAACTACGTATTTAATATTTTATCTAATCAGCACCAAACTGGAAGAAAAGTTGACATGGCTGGCAGATGCCAATACTGTGGTCTGACCGAATGTTATGCGGTGCAACATTGTATAGGTTGAAATAAGAAAAATGTGAATTACTGATCAATCCCTGAACCTTTTTAATGCATTTATCTGATGAAACTTGATAGCAGGAGTTCAAACTGAAACTAGTGTCAGCCTGTAGAATGATTTGTATAGGCTGAGAGTACTTTGATACATAACTGGAGATGGGTCTGGGGGTTTTCTCATCCAGTGAGATCCTTTCAATTAGTAGAAGAATAGAACCTAGGAGCTGATACTATAAAGCCTTAATCATGCTATATTTCTAATGCAAAATATTGTACACACTCCTTTTCTAATGCAAATTTCTCACTGAGTTTAAAATTCCAGTATTTTCAATTGATGCTTCTTGACTAGGTACTTGGTAACAACATTGAAGGTAGTTCCAAGGGGAACAGAGGGAGCTGTGAGTCTTGAGGGAACTCTTGCTGGACTTTTGGCATCTGTTCTTCTTGCGTTTGTTGGTTGTCTCATGGGTCAGGTGTTTACTTTGTACTCTGACCAATTTGTTTTTAGTAATATCCTTTTGTCTACCTTTTATCTTATTTTATAATGCTATTTGTACTCTTGGTCAACAGATAAATGGACCTGAAGCAATTATATGTGTAATAGCTTCCCAAATAGCAAATGTTGGTGAGAGCATTATAGGTGCTGCTCTTCAAGATAAGGAAGGATTTCGATGGGTAGGCAAACCCTTTCAGTAGTTTTATTTTTGTAGGGTAATTATCTGTATTATCTTTGAAGTCAGTTTGGTATGATCGGGTCATGGATGTTGGGTTTCCTGTTAAGCATCTTAAAAGAAAAGAGTAGCAAAAGCGAGCCCGAATCATGGGTTTTCTGAGCATGAATTAATGTTGAGTTTGGAGAGTGTGGGAATTTCTGTCCTCTTGAGATTGGCTTGATATTTGGGACGTATAAATTTGAATCCCATGCCAGCCCGGTCCTAGAATTGATGTTAGTCTGAGCATCTGAGGGTCGTATTTTTTGTTCTAGTGAAATTATAATTTGATGATACCATACCCCTATTCCTCTAAGTCTGTGTAACAAAATTTTGTGATTTCTTTGTCAATGGTCTTTGGCTTATTGGTATATTTGACTCCTCTTAAGAGGATGGAGTGCCCTGAGGGTTACATATGCTTGTGTAACTTACATCTCACATGAATTAAAGAATGACCATGGTGAATCATGACCTTCTTAAACCCAAAACTGCAGCTGGTGTCAACATATTTTCCTTTATCTTTCTTACCTGACTAGAAAGGTTCTGGATGAGCTCTGTGTTTTAGTATGACCTGCTATTTTGTAGTGTTTCAGGTTTGTGCAATTTATTTCCGTCTCTGTGCTTCTTAACTTTGTCTCTGCTTCTGTTTTGCAGCTCAACAATGATGCTGTGAATGTCATAAACATATCCATGGGCAGCATTTTTGCCGTCTTGATGCAGCAGGCATTACTCAAAAACTTACATATGTAAATTCATGAAGATGGAAGATGCTTCTCCTAGGTGCCATGCTAACACATATCAAGTAGGATGCATATAAAACCCCTGGTGACTGAAAACAGACCATTTCCCTCTACGAGGGAGACAGATTATGAGCATTGCTTCGTCTCTGAAGCATATGTGAAGTTCAAGTTCTTTTCCACCTTCCAATTTCTGGTTTGACAACTGGAGGTCTAATCGAGTCGTTGGGTAGTAAGCCCCTTAGAGTTGTAGATTACCTTTGGTATTTATACAATGTACGTATAAGGATGAAGAAATGACCATTTAAAGTTAGAAAGTTATTTAGAAAATGTCTTGGTTATTTTTACCATTTGTCATATACAACATGTATATTCCATGGAAATTTAATTTAACCGATAACAATTTCATTTTCCTTTGGCTCATGACCCTAATGTATCTTTCCAAATTTGCAAGAGAGCTTGTAATGTAGTGGCTCACGAAAGATTGTAATGTCTCTTGCCAAATCTTTCTGATGAAGATGAAACCAAAAGTGATCTCATTCGAACCATGATAAGATTTATTTGCAATTTCCTTTTGAAAAAAATGGGTtttaaaagtaaataaaatcTTATCACTTTTGCATCTTCCTAATTTCTGTATGACATTTATCACGTTCCTATTTCAGCTTTTGAGATTTGTTTTCACGTAAGCTCACATGCGTCGTGTGTTTTGGAGATGattaattttccttttttaaaaatataaagtCAATTCAAATTCGAATAATTTCAGTCTCATTCTTTAAATTAACCGATTCACACAAAAAAGCAAAGAAACATTGACCTTAGGaggataaaaaaaatttatgactCAGTTATAATAACCACATCGGTTGCCTTTCATCAACCACCTCCATCAGGGAATTGGGTGACTACTAGCAAAGTGCTCTCAAACTAATAGCAAAGCTCTTCCACTTTCATCAAACACTCCCTAGTCCATAGAGACCATACCATCCAATTCTTCTAACAGCTTAAAACACAAGAGGCCAAACCTTGATGATGAGCCCCTTGTTTTCAAGCCAAAAACCAACAGGAATTCTCTCCTTTATACATGCACTCCTCGCTGCCTGTACCTTCTAATACATGCTTTAGATTGTGACTCATATATCCCACCTGAAAacatgtcttcttcttcttcccctgaaaTTGTCCTCACCAGCTCTCCCGACGGCCCCATTGTTGCCTATGATGCTTCCTCAGGCACCATTGTAGCACAGTTCACTGGCAGCCGCTCACCACGTAGAGGCCTCACTGTTGTTGGAAAGGATTTTGGAAAGACTTATATAGCTGCCTCACACATATCCCCAACCACGGCTTCTGGTTCAATCCACCTTTACAACTGGTGGTCTTCGACTGCCTTTCACAGCCTCCCTGTCCCCGAACCGGTTGCACCACTAGCTGCCTCATTTGATGGATTGTACCTCTTTGCTGGTGGCATATCAGGCAGTGTGCATACACTTTCAGTCCCATCAGGGAATGTGCTCAAATCACTGCCTGCACATAACAAGCCTGTAACCTGCCTTGGTGTCAATCATGATGAATCTCTTTTGATTTCAGGCAGTGATGATGGAACCATTGCTATTGTCCCTATCTTTCAGCTTGTAGGGGACTCAGGATGCGAGAATGTTGAAGACTTGATATTGCATAAGTTTGCCGCTCATTCTGATTCTGTTACTGCCATTGTTTCTGGTACAGGATTATGCTACTCCCAGATTATATCATGCTCAACTGATTCCACATGTAAGTTCTGGAGTCTCCGGCGGGGGACTCACCTGCGTACGGTTGTGTTTCCGTGCACGATTTCTGGGATTGCATTGCACCCCACAGAGCCCGAGTTCTATGCTGCAGGGTCAGATGGATCGGTACACATAGGGTCCTTTATGATTGGAAGCAGAAAACTTGTGATCCAAGGCAATGAACTGATGACATTGCCTCATACACACAGCAGTGCAGTTGTATCTGTCGTGATGCTGAACGGGGGAAGGAACTTAGTTTCGGCTTCAGAAGATGGGAGTGTTTGGATATGGGAAGTTGGTGTAGGTCAGGTGATTATGGCTCTTGGAAATGAGATGGCAAGCATTAGTGATTTGGTGTCAGCCACAGGCATAAGTTATAACAAAGGACATAGTTCTGAAGTGGGTAAAAGTAGTGCCAAGGAATCTGCAAAGTGTGATGACATCGGGTTTTCTTGCGAGGAACTGATCATGAGTATGCCTGCGAGGCAAATGATAGAAATGGAAGATTTATTGAAAGTGGCAGCAAAAGATAGGAGCAGAGCCATCGATACGCTAGAATCTGCTATTGCAATATATGAGAAGCTCTTGGA harbors:
- the LOC133728290 gene encoding protein VTE6, chloroplastic, translated to MALSTLLHIKPPPPFPSLKSHRSFFPILPPKISIPIPIPIQNPKPIKHFTMQRPHASTTVHSAVSGAFTLIQSSPATWQSAILSNLLIFVLGSPILVSGLSLSGIAAAFLLGTLTWRAFGPSGFLLVATYFIIGTAVTKVRMAQKEAEGVAEKRKGRRGPGSVIGSSAAGCICAFLTIFLVGGKAYSRLWQLGFVASFCTKLSDTVSSEVGKAYGKTTYLVTTLKVVPRGTEGAVSLEGTLAGLLASVLLAFVGCLMGQINGPEAIICVIASQIANVGESIIGAALQDKEGFRWLNNDAVNVINISMGSIFAVLMQQALLKNLHM
- the LOC133728291 gene encoding protein ROOT INITIATION DEFECTIVE 3-like, with the translated sequence MSSSSSPEIVLTSSPDGPIVAYDASSGTIVAQFTGSRSPRRGLTVVGKDFGKTYIAASHISPTTASGSIHLYNWWSSTAFHSLPVPEPVAPLAASFDGLYLFAGGISGSVHTLSVPSGNVLKSLPAHNKPVTCLGVNHDESLLISGSDDGTIAIVPIFQLVGDSGCENVEDLILHKFAAHSDSVTAIVSGTGLCYSQIISCSTDSTCKFWSLRRGTHLRTVVFPCTISGIALHPTEPEFYAAGSDGSVHIGSFMIGSRKLVIQGNELMTLPHTHSSAVVSVVMLNGGRNLVSASEDGSVWIWEVGVGQVIMALGNEMASISDLVSATGISYNKGHSSEVGKSSAKESAKCDDIGFSCEELIMSMPARQMIEMEDLLKVAAKDRSRAIDTLESAIAIYEKLLELILKEAKKGTHSSKQR
- the LOC133728289 gene encoding large ribosomal subunit protein uL13c is translated as MAVFSLSASSSSFIFSSSSTCSSSTKPPFPSSSPSSKTANKTPFIGLSAAQSQKLWIPTTSSLTFSSEGSSRRSFEVHSTKEITRVPLDERWMWEEDEVEGIDIWNKTWYPKAADHVNTEKPWFIVDATDKILGRLASTIAIYIRGKNLATYTPSVDMGAFVIVVNAEKVAVSGKKRNQKLYRRHSGRPGGMTVETFDQLQQRIPERIVEHAVRGMLPKGRLGRALFNHLKVYKGPDHPHEAQKPLDLPIRDKRIQIRR